Proteins found in one Pseudoxanthomonas sp. SL93 genomic segment:
- a CDS encoding S9 family peptidase: MKQSLKLAAALAALLASGSASAQKLIPVEDFVKHPTYSSVKISPNGEYLAMTVDRGEQDLLTVLRTSDLSIVKVNQLPDEKSVGSFYWTSPNRLLFNSVKKIGSYARPAGTGEWYAVNADGSQARPLIFYGTRDATQRGKTVGAESFSLVDTLKNDDVNVVMEANYQRSSNGAGAELVLMDTISGRRKSLARAPRDNCEIALDPAKEPRFAVCYDTQDEEGNYSDSHNELYRRDSTGKWSLVNSSKASGKRIRIISSAADGTVYATQGDGKAPDAFGTLDTETGAFNKLFQDPVSEVAGLIRSADGENVIGTMTMAGAPQVNLVNDQHPDAEIYASLASAFPGQYVSFSSATQDSKKIVVSVFSDSNPGELYLYDRDTGRARYLMHSRRWLDAKDMGTIKSVSFTTRDGLKVYGYLTLPKGSDGKNLPMIVNVHGGPMGPRDTWGFSAENQMFANRGYAVLQINYRGSGGFGKAFEEKAYGQWAQGIMNDIIDGTQWAISQGYADKDRICIYGGSFGGYASLMAPAREPSLFKCALGYVGLYDAQIQFTKSDTSKSEDGLRYLNRAFGKTRAEQDAMSPINHVDKIRIPVMLVAGARDARCPPEHTEAMAKALTRAGNPPVDVIITSGEGHGFYKEENNLNFYSKALDFFAKNIGGKGAN; the protein is encoded by the coding sequence ATGAAGCAATCGTTGAAACTGGCCGCCGCCTTGGCGGCCCTGTTGGCTAGCGGAAGTGCGTCTGCCCAGAAGCTGATTCCGGTCGAGGATTTCGTCAAGCACCCGACCTACAGCTCGGTCAAGATCTCGCCGAATGGCGAGTATCTGGCCATGACGGTAGATCGCGGCGAACAGGATCTGCTGACCGTGCTGCGCACCAGCGACCTTAGCATCGTCAAGGTCAACCAGCTGCCCGACGAGAAGAGCGTCGGCAGTTTCTACTGGACCAGCCCGAACCGCCTGCTTTTCAATTCGGTGAAGAAGATCGGCAGCTACGCGCGGCCGGCTGGCACGGGCGAATGGTATGCCGTCAATGCCGATGGGAGTCAGGCACGTCCGCTCATCTTCTACGGTACCCGCGATGCCACGCAGCGTGGCAAGACCGTGGGTGCCGAATCCTTCAGCCTGGTCGATACGCTCAAGAACGATGACGTCAACGTCGTCATGGAAGCGAACTACCAGCGTTCCTCGAACGGCGCGGGTGCCGAACTGGTGCTGATGGACACCATTTCGGGACGTCGCAAGTCGCTGGCTCGTGCACCGCGTGACAATTGCGAGATAGCGCTGGATCCGGCAAAGGAGCCGCGTTTTGCGGTCTGCTACGACACGCAGGACGAAGAAGGCAACTACTCCGATTCACATAACGAGCTCTACCGCCGCGACTCGACCGGCAAATGGTCGCTTGTCAACAGCTCCAAGGCCTCAGGCAAGCGCATCCGCATCATCAGCAGTGCGGCTGACGGCACGGTCTATGCGACGCAGGGTGATGGCAAGGCGCCGGACGCATTCGGCACGCTGGATACCGAGACGGGCGCGTTCAACAAACTGTTCCAGGATCCCGTTTCCGAAGTGGCCGGGCTGATCCGTTCGGCAGACGGTGAGAATGTCATTGGCACGATGACCATGGCCGGGGCTCCGCAGGTCAACCTGGTGAACGATCAGCATCCCGATGCCGAGATCTACGCATCCCTGGCGTCGGCCTTTCCGGGCCAGTACGTCAGTTTCTCCAGCGCAACGCAGGACAGCAAGAAGATCGTCGTATCGGTTTTCAGCGACAGCAATCCGGGCGAGTTGTATCTGTATGACCGCGACACGGGCAGGGCCCGCTACCTGATGCACAGCCGGCGCTGGCTGGACGCCAAGGACATGGGCACCATCAAGTCGGTCAGCTTCACCACGCGCGATGGGCTGAAGGTCTATGGCTACCTGACGCTGCCGAAGGGCTCGGACGGAAAGAATCTGCCGATGATCGTCAACGTACATGGTGGACCGATGGGTCCGCGCGACACCTGGGGCTTCAGCGCTGAGAATCAGATGTTCGCCAATCGCGGCTATGCGGTGTTGCAGATCAACTACCGCGGTTCCGGCGGTTTCGGCAAGGCGTTCGAGGAGAAGGCCTACGGTCAGTGGGCCCAAGGCATCATGAACGACATCATCGACGGCACCCAGTGGGCGATCAGCCAAGGCTATGCGGACAAGGACCGCATCTGCATCTACGGCGGCAGCTTTGGTGGTTATGCATCGCTGATGGCGCCAGCGCGTGAGCCCAGTCTGTTCAAGTGCGCGCTGGGTTACGTGGGTCTCTACGACGCGCAGATCCAGTTCACCAAGAGCGACACCAGCAAGAGCGAAGATGGTCTGCGCTATCTGAATCGCGCTTTCGGCAAGACGCGTGCAGAGCAGGATGCCATGTCGCCCATCAATCACGTGGACAAGATCAGGATCCCGGTGATGCTGGTAGCCGGCGCGCGGGACGCACGCTGCCCGCCGGAGCATACCGAAGCCATGGCCAAGGCATTGACGCGTGCCGGCAATCCGCCGGTTGACGTGATCATCACGTCGGGCGAAGGGCATGGCTTCTACAAGGAAGAGAACAACCTGAACTTCTACAGCAAGGCGCTTGATTTCTTCGCCAAGAACATCGGCGGCAAGGGCGCAAATTAG
- a CDS encoding dienelactone hydrolase family protein, with protein MLLAAPVAKPVEWKIGGDTFSGYLVYDDSVKQPRPGLVMVPNWKGANESAIEIAHLVAGDDYVVLVADVYGKGIRPKTDAEAGPVANAMRADRPKLRARVQKAVDVLKQQPGTLVDATRIGAFGYCFGGSTVLELVRAGDALSGVVSLHGGLATDLPAAGPVKSPVLVLNGGDDTYVSAAEITAFQDEMRKAGADWQFVNFSGAVHCFAEADARNPPGCVYHERSAKRAYRMMADFFADVFARD; from the coding sequence ATGCTGCTGGCCGCGCCTGTCGCCAAGCCGGTCGAATGGAAGATCGGCGGCGATACCTTCTCGGGCTACCTCGTCTACGACGACAGCGTGAAGCAGCCACGCCCGGGGCTGGTGATGGTGCCCAACTGGAAGGGCGCCAATGAATCGGCGATCGAGATAGCCCACCTGGTTGCCGGCGATGATTACGTGGTGCTGGTTGCCGATGTCTACGGCAAGGGCATCCGTCCGAAGACGGATGCCGAGGCCGGTCCTGTCGCCAATGCGATGCGCGCCGACCGCCCGAAGCTGCGTGCCCGCGTGCAGAAGGCGGTCGATGTGCTGAAGCAGCAGCCTGGGACGCTGGTCGATGCCACCCGCATCGGCGCGTTCGGTTACTGCTTCGGTGGCAGTACGGTGCTGGAGCTGGTCCGTGCAGGTGACGCACTGTCGGGCGTGGTCAGTCTGCATGGCGGGCTTGCGACCGACCTGCCGGCGGCGGGTCCGGTAAAGTCGCCGGTGCTTGTGCTCAACGGTGGCGACGACACCTACGTGTCAGCCGCGGAAATCACCGCTTTCCAGGATGAAATGCGCAAGGCCGGCGCCGACTGGCAGTTCGTGAATTTCAGCGGTGCCGTCCATTGCTTCGCCGAGGCCGATGCACGGAACCCGCCGGGCTGCGTCTATCACGAGCGGTCGGCGAAGCGGGCCTACCGCATGATGGCTGACTTCTTCGCGGACGTGTTCGCGCGGGATTGA
- the rfbB gene encoding dTDP-glucose 4,6-dehydratase has protein sequence MPTWLVTGGAGFIGGNFVLRAVARGIRVINLDALTYAGNLDTLASIQDNPLHVFVQGNIGDRGLVARLLAEHQPDAVVNFAAESHVDRSIDGPAAFIETNVVGTLGLLESVRDYWKSLEGGRRDAFRFLHVSTDEVYGSLGDTGKFTETTPYAPNSPYSASKAASDHLVRAFHHTYGLPVLTTNCSNNYGPYHFPEKLIPLIIARALASEPLPVYGDGRNVRDWLFVGDHCEAIRTVLQGGRVGETYNVGGNAEMQNLEVVHTICRLLDARRPRADGQPRASQITFVADRPGHDRRYAIDASKLRDELGWEPEYTFERGIAETVDWYLANQDWVTRVLDGSYRLERIGAAA, from the coding sequence GTGCCGACTTGGCTCGTCACCGGCGGCGCCGGTTTCATTGGTGGCAATTTCGTCCTGCGCGCGGTCGCACGGGGCATTCGCGTGATCAACCTGGATGCCCTGACCTATGCGGGCAATCTGGATACCCTGGCGTCAATCCAGGACAACCCCCTGCATGTGTTCGTGCAGGGCAATATCGGTGATCGTGGGCTGGTGGCACGCCTGCTGGCCGAGCATCAGCCGGACGCGGTGGTCAATTTTGCGGCCGAGAGCCACGTGGACCGCTCCATCGATGGTCCCGCCGCCTTCATCGAGACCAATGTCGTCGGCACGCTGGGCCTGCTCGAATCGGTGCGTGATTACTGGAAGTCGCTGGAGGGCGGTCGCCGTGATGCGTTCCGCTTCCTGCACGTGTCGACGGACGAGGTCTACGGATCGCTGGGCGACACCGGCAAGTTCACCGAAACCACGCCGTATGCGCCGAACTCTCCTTATTCGGCGTCCAAGGCCGCCTCGGACCATCTGGTCCGCGCGTTCCACCACACCTACGGGCTGCCGGTGCTGACCACCAACTGCTCGAACAACTACGGCCCCTATCATTTCCCCGAGAAGCTGATTCCGCTGATCATCGCACGCGCGCTGGCCAGCGAGCCGCTGCCGGTCTACGGAGATGGCAGGAACGTACGCGACTGGCTTTTCGTCGGCGATCATTGCGAGGCGATCAGGACCGTCCTGCAGGGCGGCCGGGTGGGTGAAACCTACAACGTGGGCGGTAATGCCGAGATGCAGAACCTCGAGGTGGTGCACACCATCTGCCGCCTGCTGGATGCGCGTCGTCCGCGTGCGGACGGCCAGCCGCGCGCCAGCCAGATCACCTTCGTGGCGGATCGTCCCGGCCATGATCGTCGCTATGCGATCGATGCTTCCAAACTGCGCGATGAGCTGGGGTGGGAGCCGGAGTACACGTTCGAACGGGGTATCGCGGAAACAGTCGACTGGTATCTCGCGAACCAGGACTGGGTGACGCGCGTCCTGGACGGCAGCTATCGCCTGGAGCGCATCGGCGCCGCCGCCTGA
- the rfbA gene encoding glucose-1-phosphate thymidylyltransferase RfbA has protein sequence MTTRKGIILAGGSGTRLYPLTQAISKQLLPVYDKPMIYYPLSVLMLAGIREVLVINTPHEQALFKTLLGDGTQWGMNIEYAVQPSPDGLAQAYLIGRDFVGGQPSCLVLGDNIFHGHGFTDVLRRADARQDGATVFGYWVSDPERYGVAEFDAEGRVVDIEEKPAKPRSNYAVTGLYFYDGNASDYAASLKPSPRGELEITDLNRRYLEAGNLHLEPLGRGHAWLDTGTHQSLLEASTFIETIEARQGLRVCCPEEIAFGNGWIDAAQLGKLAAPLAKNGYGQYLLSLAARGVVR, from the coding sequence ATGACGACACGCAAGGGCATCATCCTCGCCGGCGGCTCGGGCACGCGCCTCTACCCGTTGACGCAGGCCATCAGCAAGCAACTGCTGCCGGTCTACGACAAGCCGATGATCTATTACCCGCTCAGTGTGCTGATGCTGGCGGGTATCCGTGAGGTGCTGGTGATCAACACGCCGCACGAGCAGGCCCTGTTCAAGACCCTGCTGGGCGATGGCACGCAGTGGGGCATGAACATCGAATACGCGGTCCAGCCGAGTCCGGATGGCCTAGCGCAGGCGTACCTCATCGGCCGTGATTTCGTGGGCGGACAGCCGAGCTGCCTGGTACTGGGAGACAACATCTTCCATGGTCATGGATTCACCGACGTGCTGCGTCGCGCGGATGCGCGGCAGGACGGCGCCACGGTGTTCGGCTACTGGGTCAGTGATCCGGAGCGTTACGGGGTGGCTGAGTTCGATGCCGAAGGCCGTGTCGTGGATATCGAAGAAAAGCCGGCCAAGCCGCGTTCGAACTATGCGGTCACCGGCCTGTATTTCTATGATGGCAACGCCAGCGATTACGCGGCCTCGCTCAAGCCGTCCCCACGCGGCGAGCTGGAGATCACCGACCTCAATCGTCGATATCTTGAAGCGGGCAACCTGCATCTGGAGCCGCTGGGACGCGGTCACGCGTGGCTGGATACGGGCACTCATCAGTCGTTGCTGGAGGCTTCCACCTTCATCGAAACCATAGAAGCGCGCCAAGGGCTGCGGGTCTGCTGTCCGGAGGAGATCGCCTTCGGCAACGGCTGGATCGATGCAGCACAGCTGGGGAAGCTTGCCGCGCCGCTGGCCAAGAACGGTTATGGCCAATACCTGCTTTCGCTCGCGGCACGCGGGGTGGTGCGATGA
- the rfbD gene encoding dTDP-4-dehydrorhamnose reductase encodes MKILLLGANGQVGHELRRSLAPLGEVVATTRSGELPDGHACEVADFDQPDTLRGLVERIAPAVVVNAAAYTAVDKAEDDADAAFRANAIAPGVLATACAARGIPFVHYSTDYVFDGQGTRPYREDDATAPLGVYGASKLAGEEAVREAGGRHLILRTAWVYGTRGHNFLKTMLRLGADRDELRVVADQKGTPTPAYLIADVTARLLAQLPPVSGTFHLTARGETSWHGFASEIMAGAAERGLLARAPMVTAITTQDFPTRACRPAYSHLDRGLLEETLGFPLPEWQEGLARVLDDLRS; translated from the coding sequence ATGAAGATCCTGCTGTTGGGGGCCAACGGCCAGGTCGGCCACGAACTGCGCCGCAGTCTGGCCCCGTTGGGTGAGGTCGTTGCAACCACGCGCTCAGGCGAATTGCCCGACGGCCATGCCTGTGAAGTCGCCGATTTCGACCAGCCCGATACGTTGCGCGGACTGGTTGAACGCATCGCGCCTGCCGTCGTGGTCAATGCCGCAGCCTATACCGCGGTGGACAAGGCAGAAGATGATGCCGACGCGGCGTTCCGTGCCAATGCCATCGCGCCCGGCGTGCTCGCCACGGCTTGTGCGGCGCGAGGCATTCCGTTCGTGCATTACTCGACGGACTACGTGTTCGACGGGCAAGGGACCCGTCCCTATCGCGAGGATGACGCGACCGCTCCGCTCGGCGTCTATGGTGCAAGCAAGCTGGCGGGCGAGGAGGCAGTGCGTGAGGCCGGCGGCCGGCACCTCATCCTGAGGACGGCGTGGGTCTACGGGACGCGTGGGCACAACTTCCTCAAGACCATGCTCCGGCTCGGCGCCGATCGGGACGAACTGCGGGTCGTCGCGGATCAAAAGGGGACCCCCACCCCGGCTTACCTCATCGCGGATGTGACAGCCCGGTTGTTGGCGCAGCTACCCCCGGTGAGCGGTACCTTCCACCTGACCGCGCGTGGCGAGACCAGTTGGCATGGATTTGCCAGCGAGATCATGGCGGGTGCCGCCGAGCGCGGCCTGTTGGCGCGCGCGCCCATGGTCACGGCCATTACTACCCAGGACTTCCCGACCCGCGCCTGTCGCCCTGCCTATTCGCACCTGGACAGGGGTTTGCTGGAGGAAACACTGGGCTTTCCGCTGCCCGAATGGCAAGAGGGACTGGCCCGGGTGCTGGACGACCTGCGCAGCTGA
- the rfbC gene encoding dTDP-4-dehydrorhamnose 3,5-epimerase, translating to MKIIETNLPGCAAIEPAVFGDDRGFFFETWNAQRYGEHGLPTAFVQSNVSSSARGVLRGLHYQWPNPQGKLVSVLEGEVYDVAVDIRRGSPTFGQWAAVVLSAENKRQFWIPEGFAHGFAVLSERAVFSYLCTAVYDKVADAGVRWDDPAIGIDWPVSAPLLSAKDEVAPLLSDIAPDRLPVYLA from the coding sequence ATGAAGATCATTGAAACCAACCTGCCTGGCTGCGCGGCGATCGAGCCGGCGGTGTTCGGTGACGACCGCGGCTTCTTCTTCGAAACCTGGAACGCGCAGCGCTACGGCGAACATGGCCTGCCTACCGCGTTCGTCCAGAGCAACGTCTCCTCTTCCGCGCGCGGCGTACTGCGTGGCCTGCATTACCAGTGGCCGAACCCGCAGGGCAAGCTGGTCAGCGTACTGGAGGGCGAGGTGTATGACGTGGCCGTCGACATCCGCCGCGGCTCGCCTACCTTCGGGCAATGGGCGGCGGTGGTGCTGAGTGCGGAGAACAAGCGCCAGTTCTGGATTCCAGAAGGCTTCGCCCATGGTTTCGCCGTGCTTTCGGAGCGCGCGGTGTTCAGTTACCTGTGCACTGCGGTCTACGACAAGGTGGCCGATGCCGGCGTGCGTTGGGATGATCCCGCCATTGGCATCGACTGGCCGGTGAGCGCTCCGCTGCTTTCCGCGAAAGACGAAGTGGCACCGCTGCTGTCGGACATCGCACCGGACCGTCTGCCGGTCTATCTGGCATGA
- the murD gene encoding UDP-N-acetylmuramoyl-L-alanine--D-glutamate ligase translates to MRISQLEGKRVALWGWGREGRAAHHAVRARLPSLPLTLFCNDQEAADAAALGDPRLSVETDATAARLSAFEIVIKSPGISPNTPVAMSAAACGTRFIGGTALWFGEQAGDDGVVAHTFCVTGTKGKSTTTSLLAHLLRAAGRRTALAGNIGLPMLELLDPQPAPDEWVIELSSYQTGDVAASGGRPDVAIVLNLFSEHLDWHGSEARYIEDKLKLVTQAHPRIAVLNAADPRLAALELPHSDVRWFNRVDGWHLREDDLYRGDVFVMDTRPLPLPGRHNRSNMCAVLTALEARGIDALPLAAHAQSFRPLPNRLQTMGTRDGVTWVNDSISTTPHATLAALECFAGRRIALLVGGHDRGVDWSDFAAHMREAAPTAIITMGANGPRIHALLAPVAEEAGFRLAGVETLSEAMAAARGALDGEGVVLLSPGAPSFGQYRDYVARGRHFAELAGFDPDDITAIPGLGIA, encoded by the coding sequence GTGCGAATTTCGCAGCTTGAGGGCAAGCGTGTCGCGCTGTGGGGTTGGGGGCGCGAAGGTCGCGCTGCCCACCACGCCGTGCGCGCACGCCTGCCGTCGCTGCCGCTGACGCTGTTCTGCAACGATCAGGAAGCCGCGGATGCCGCGGCACTGGGCGATCCACGGCTCTCGGTGGAGACGGACGCGACGGCCGCTCGACTTTCGGCGTTCGAGATCGTCATCAAATCGCCGGGCATCAGCCCGAATACCCCGGTGGCGATGAGCGCAGCCGCGTGCGGTACGCGTTTCATTGGCGGCACCGCCCTGTGGTTCGGCGAGCAAGCGGGTGATGACGGCGTGGTGGCGCACACGTTCTGCGTCACCGGCACCAAGGGCAAGAGCACGACCACCTCGCTGCTCGCGCACCTGCTGCGTGCGGCGGGCAGGCGCACGGCGCTGGCCGGCAATATCGGCCTGCCGATGCTGGAGCTGCTGGATCCGCAGCCGGCGCCCGACGAGTGGGTCATCGAGCTGTCCAGCTACCAGACCGGCGATGTCGCGGCCAGCGGCGGGCGGCCGGATGTGGCGATCGTGCTGAACCTGTTCTCCGAGCACCTGGACTGGCATGGCAGCGAGGCGCGCTACATCGAGGACAAGCTGAAGCTCGTTACCCAAGCGCATCCGCGCATCGCCGTGCTCAATGCGGCCGATCCACGCCTGGCGGCGCTGGAACTGCCGCACAGCGACGTCCGCTGGTTCAACCGGGTGGACGGCTGGCACCTGCGCGAGGACGATCTGTACCGCGGCGACGTGTTCGTGATGGACACCCGGCCGCTGCCGCTGCCCGGGCGCCACAACCGCAGCAACATGTGCGCCGTGCTGACCGCACTGGAGGCGCGCGGCATCGATGCGTTGCCGCTGGCGGCGCATGCGCAGTCGTTCCGTCCATTGCCCAACCGGTTGCAGACGATGGGCACGCGCGACGGCGTCACCTGGGTCAACGATTCCATCAGCACCACGCCGCACGCCACGCTGGCCGCGCTGGAGTGCTTCGCCGGCCGACGCATCGCATTGCTGGTCGGTGGCCATGACCGGGGGGTGGACTGGTCGGATTTCGCGGCGCACATGCGTGAGGCTGCGCCCACGGCCATCATCACGATGGGCGCCAATGGGCCGCGCATCCATGCGCTGCTGGCGCCCGTGGCGGAGGAGGCGGGTTTCAGGCTGGCCGGCGTCGAAACGCTGTCAGAGGCGATGGCAGCCGCGCGCGGCGCGCTGGACGGCGAGGGTGTCGTCCTGCTGTCGCCGGGCGCACCGAGCTTCGGCCAGTACCGCGACTACGTGGCGCGTGGTCGTCATTTCGCGGAACTCGCCGGCTTCGATCCGGACGACATCACCGCCATTCCCGGTCTCGGCATCGCCTGA
- a CDS encoding polyprenyl synthetase family protein: MSAVQPPRPALALSGIQSLAQADMAAVDALIRARLASDVVLINQIADHIISAGGKRLRPMLVVLAGQACGPTGADHHQLAAIIEFIHTSTLLHDDVVDESDLRRGRSTANALWGNAPSVLVGDFLYSRSFQLMVELDRMDVMRLLADTTNRIAEGEVLQLLHVHNPDTDEAAYLRVIERKTAVLFAAGTRLGALASGVDAAMQQKLYDYGMNLGYAFQIADDVLDYTADAADLGKNLGDDLAEGKATLPLIHAIRHSPAEIAERLRAIVQEGDAAAMPEVLAAIRATGGLEYSQQRATEYADAAERALDGLSETDALAALRGLARYAVARRY; encoded by the coding sequence ATGTCAGCCGTCCAACCCCCTCGCCCCGCGCTGGCCCTGTCCGGCATCCAGTCGCTCGCCCAGGCCGACATGGCCGCCGTGGATGCCCTCATCCGCGCCCGGCTGGCATCCGACGTGGTGCTGATCAACCAGATCGCCGACCACATCATTTCGGCGGGCGGCAAGCGCCTGCGCCCGATGCTGGTGGTGCTGGCGGGCCAGGCCTGCGGGCCGACCGGTGCCGATCACCACCAGCTGGCGGCGATCATCGAGTTCATCCATACCTCCACCCTGCTGCACGACGACGTGGTGGACGAGTCCGACCTGCGCCGCGGCCGCAGCACGGCGAACGCCCTGTGGGGCAACGCCCCGAGCGTGCTGGTGGGGGACTTCCTGTATTCGCGCAGCTTCCAGCTGATGGTCGAGTTGGACCGCATGGACGTGATGCGCCTGCTGGCCGACACCACCAACCGGATCGCCGAAGGCGAAGTGCTGCAGCTGCTGCACGTACACAATCCGGATACCGACGAAGCGGCCTACCTGCGGGTCATCGAACGCAAGACCGCGGTGCTGTTCGCCGCCGGCACGCGGCTGGGCGCGCTGGCGTCCGGTGTGGACGCCGCCATGCAGCAGAAGCTTTACGACTACGGCATGAACCTGGGCTACGCCTTCCAGATTGCCGACGATGTGCTGGACTACACCGCCGACGCGGCCGACCTGGGCAAGAACCTCGGCGACGACCTCGCCGAGGGCAAGGCCACGCTGCCGCTGATCCACGCCATCCGCCACTCCCCCGCGGAGATCGCTGAGCGGCTGCGGGCCATCGTGCAGGAGGGCGATGCCGCGGCGATGCCGGAAGTGCTGGCGGCGATCCGCGCGACCGGTGGCCTGGAATACAGCCAGCAGCGTGCAACCGAATACGCCGACGCCGCCGAGCGCGCCTTGGACGGCCTGTCCGAAACGGACGCGTTGGCGGCCCTGCGTGGGCTTGCGCGCTACGCGGTGGCCCGCAGGTACTGA
- a CDS encoding single-stranded DNA-binding protein: protein MARGINKVILVGNLGNDPETRYTQGGMAITRISLATTSVRKDKDGNQQERTEWHRVVFFGKLGEIAGEYLRKGSSVYVEGSLRYDKYTGQDGVEKYSTDIIADEMQMLGGRGEGGGGGGGGGGERAPRPARQDYGSSGNAPRRQAPAPQQAPMDDFADDDIPF, encoded by the coding sequence ATGGCCCGTGGCATCAACAAAGTCATCCTGGTCGGCAACCTCGGCAACGACCCGGAAACCCGCTATACCCAGGGTGGCATGGCGATCACCCGCATCAGCCTGGCGACCACCAGCGTGCGCAAGGACAAGGACGGCAACCAGCAGGAACGGACCGAATGGCACCGTGTGGTGTTCTTCGGCAAGCTGGGCGAAATCGCCGGCGAATACCTGCGCAAGGGTAGTTCGGTGTACGTGGAAGGCTCGCTGCGTTACGACAAGTACACCGGCCAGGACGGCGTCGAGAAATATTCCACCGACATCATCGCGGACGAGATGCAGATGCTGGGCGGCCGTGGTGAAGGCGGTGGCGGTGGCGGTGGTGGCGGTGGAGAGCGCGCCCCGCGCCCGGCCCGTCAGGACTACGGTTCCTCGGGCAACGCCCCGCGCCGCCAGGCCCCGGCCCCGCAGCAGGCGCCGATGGACGATTTCGCGGATGACGACATCCCGTTCTGA